The genomic segment TTCTCTTTCACCTTAAGATAGATGTCTTGGTACATCATTGATTATCACCATCCTTGTGAAACTGTATGTAATAAATAATCCCTTCACTATACACGTGCATCATATATAAAGTCACCCTATTTTTCATCTTTTTAATAAAAAACTTTTTACTTCTGGATATTTTTTAATATTTATGATTGCTCTTTGAATATTTTTTGAAACATTTTGCTTGGCGATACCTAGCTCGCTAGCAATTTGAGGCATTGTTTTCTCATCGTAGTA from the Vallitalea okinawensis genome contains:
- a CDS encoding RNA polymerase sigma factor translates to MKKAMGQAIEKKLTHRQKEILFLYYYDEKTMPQIASELGIAKQNVSKNIQRAIINIKKYPEVKSFLLKR